A part of Triplophysa dalaica isolate WHDGS20190420 chromosome 17, ASM1584641v1, whole genome shotgun sequence genomic DNA contains:
- the myof gene encoding myoferlin isoform X2, giving the protein MLRVALESAAGLPKKKLGSPDPVTSVVFKEQKKKTKSISNEVNPVWNETLEFDLKGVPLDSASYIDVIVKDFETLGKDKFIGSVKVSLKDLAGGQVKSLPLKNSPLLDESGKNIGATISMVIAYEPPVSSVSNAPDQPDGGGHTAGDADGTDAGVTSAESGPRLKISGRKPHSLPNKPQDFQIRVRVIEGRQLSGNNIRPVVKVHLCSETHRTRIKKGNNPYFDQIFFFNVNMLPSDLFDENISFRVYNASSFRADSLMGEFKIDVSYIYEETAHCLMKKWVLLSDPDDSSSGAKGYLKVSMFVLGSGDEAPVEKKEQDNDKDDVESNLLLPAGVSLRWVTLNVKVFRAEDIPQMDDSISQTIKEVFGGQENKKNLVDPFVEVSFAGKKLSTQIIEKNANPEWNQQLNLQVKFPSMCDRIKLTVFDWDRLSGNDAIGTTYLDLTKIASSGGEVEGETGESEMGFLPTFGPCYINLYGSLREFTNLSDPYEELNLGKTEGAAYRGRILIELSTKLDGKAEKSVEDLSSDDVLVVQKYQRRRKFCLCAVFHSATMIQEPGEPIQFEVSIGNYGNIMDSTCKPLASSTQFSCAMFDGNNYYYLPWGDTKPVVAITSFWEDISHRLDSLNILLYISERLQTNLTLLKTEIQSKASDTRLVEIWMRLINHLLEDLSSCKIPDLEGKPNLTALDIQMKKLRDGCLKNIFDGARLLFEEATDVQKCVSIIESWLNKLKQLAEEPQNSMPDVIIWMLRGEKRVAYARVPAHHILFSSHSQQACGRDCGRTRSIFMQFPMDKNEGLKIPAQIRVNMWLGLAADEKKFNPFAEGTFNVFAELYENQAQVLGKWGTTGLLNRSKFSDVTGKVKLKQEYFLPPVGWEWEGEWKVDPERSLLAEADAGHTEFLDEVYENESRFPGGEWKPAAESYTDVNGEKVQSPAEVQCPAGWQWQENWTSDVNRAVDEKGWEYGVTVPPDNKPKSWVPAEKMYHVHRRRRMIRPRKKTPGAKTAADKKDDADPEGWEYSSLIGWKFHQQQRSSDTFRRRRWRRRMSPAERLGASAIFRLEGALGVDTESKAEEKTSKADSSLQFGGNTPTASCTFERLYTYHLRVHVFQARNLPALDKDSYSDPYVHVSFLHQSQTTETIKSTLNPTWDQTLIFKNLEIYGDPQTLAQSPPLVLLEIFDSDQVGKDEMLGRCSCVPVVTLKSSMDCVSVKLQWECVMKKSVSAGEVLVAAELFLKGSDVEVPIAPPKRKDTLYMVPQGIRPVVQLTAIEVLAWGLRNMKTYQLAPVTSPSLVVECGGERVQTAVIKNIKKSPNFPGNVLMLKVFLPKEEMYTPPIVLKVIDHRPFGRKPVVGQCVITHLDEFRCDPYVTTAEVALSSKVALMAAAPRDLHVNIEDGRETLLEAQQREKEKETVDWWSKFYASIGERNKCRPYLEKGYDMLEVYDTELENVMQFMGLSDFCKTFKLNRGKCDVDDEDPEVVGEFKGSFKIYLLPNDPGVTPPPQQFTELPDSGPQECVVKIYVVQAVDLQPKDNNGKCDPYIKISLGKKSMDDRDNYIPNTLSPVFGRLFEMTCFLPQDKDLKIAIYDFDLLSRDEKVGETVIDLENRLLSYFGSYCGLPQTYCISGSNQWRDQLRPSQILQHHARLKGLSPPRSEDNGNTLTFAGRLYCLSDFEANKELHQHLGPASERMALHVLRSQGLVPEHVETRTLYSSFQPTLPQGRLQMWVDIFPKSLGPSGPPFDISPRKAKKYFLRVIVWNTTDVVLDETSITGERMSDVYVKGWMAGMEEDKQKTDVHYRSLDGDGNFNWRFVFGFEYLPAEQLCLVSKKEHFWNLDKTELRIPPKLNIQIWDNDKFSLDDYLGAIELDLQRLINPAKASEKCSLAMLPDEMSPPKSEPKSLFEQKSVRGWWPCYMETNGKRELGGKVELTLEIVNEKEGDERPAGKGRDEPNMNPKLDPPKRPETSFFWFTNPCKTCKFIVWRKFKWLFLGSILLILVLLFIGILLYSLPNYISMKIVKPFQ; this is encoded by the exons ATGTTGCGCGTGGCGCTCGAGTCCGCGGCCGGTCTGCCCAAGAAGAAGCTCGGCAGCCCCGATCCCGTCACATCTGTCGTGTTTAAAG agcAAAAGAAGAAGACCAAAAGCATCAGCAATGAAGTGAATCCGGTGTGGAATGAG ACACTAGAGTTTGATCTTAAAGGTGTTCCTCTGGATTCTGCGTCTTACATCGATGTGATTGTAAAAGATTTCGAGACTCTTGGCAAAGACAA gtTTATTGGAAGTGTAAAAGTGTCTCTGAAGGATCTTGCTGGTGGTCAGGTGAAGTCTCTGCCGCTGAAAAACTCTCCTCTGCTGGATGAAAGTGGAAAGAACATCGGA GCCACTATCAGTATGGTGATCGCTTATGAGCCACCGGTCAGCTCTGTGTCAAACGCACCTGATCAGCCGGACGGAGGCGGGCACACCG CGGGAGATGCAGACGGTACTGATGCTGGCGTGACGTCTGCTGAATCTGGACCGAGACTGAAGATCAGCGGCAGAAAACCTCATAGTCTGCCTAATAAACCTCAGGACTTTCAG ATCCGTGTGCGGGTGATCGAGGGCCGTCAGTTATCTGGAAATAACATCAGACCTGTGGTGAAGGTTCACTTGTGTTCAGAGACTCACAGAACACGCATTAAGAAAGGAAACAATCCCTACTTTGACCAG ATCTTCTTCTTTAATGTCAACATGTTACCGTCAGATCTGTTTGATGAAAACATCAGTTTTCGG gTTTATAATGCGTCTTCATTCAGAGCAGACAGTCTGATGGGAGAATTTAAG ATTGATGTGAGTTACATCTATGAAGAAACAG CTCATTGTCTCATGAAGAAATGGGTTCTTCTGAGTGATCCTGATGACTCCAGCTCTGGAGCGAAGGGCTATCTTAAAGTCAGCATGTTTGTGTTGGGATCAGGAGATGAAGCACCT gtgGAGAAGAAGGAACAGGACAATGATAAAGATGACGTGGAGAGTAATCTGCTGCTGCCCGCTGGTGTCTCTCTCAGATGGGTCACGCTCAATGTGAAAGTGTTTCGAGCCGAGGACATCCCTCAGA TGGACGACTCCATCAGTCAAACTATAAAGGAAGTGTTTGGTGGTcaggaaaataagaaaaatctgGTGGATCCATTTGTTGAGGTGTCATTTGCTGGAAAAAAG CTGTCCACACAAATCATAGAGAAGAATGCAAACCCTGAGTGGAATCAGCAGCTCAATCTTCAGGTTAAG ttccCGTCCATGTGTGACAGAATAAAGCTGACTGTGTTTGACTG gGATCGTCTCTCTGGGAATGATGCCATAGGCACCACATATCTGGATCTGACCAAAATAGCGTCCTCTGGTGGTGAAGTTGAAG GAGAGACGGGGGAATCTGAGATGGGCTTTCTGCCCACGTTTGGCCCGTGTTACATCAATCTGTACGGCAGTCTGAGAGAATTCACAAACTTATCTGACCCATATGAAGAGCTGAATTTAGGCAAG ACTGAAGGAGCCGCTTACAGAGGCAGGATTCTGATTGAACTCTCCACTAAACTAGATGGAAAGGCTGAGAAGAGTGTTGAAGACCTGTCCAGTGATGATGTGTTGGTTGTTCAG AAATACCAGCGCAGACGGAAGTTTTGTCTGTGTGCAGTGTTCCACAGCGCCACTATGATACAAGAACCTGGAGAACCCATTCAGTTTGAAGTCAGCATCGGAAACTACGGCAACATAATGGATTCCACATGTAAACCTCTGGCCTCCAGCACTCAGTTCAGCTGCGCCATGTTTGACG gtaataattattattatctgCCGTGGGGCGACACTAAACCTGTGGTGGCCATCACATCCTTCTGGGAGGACATCAGTCATCGCTTGGATTCCCTCAACATTCTCCTCTACATCTCTGAACGTTTA CAAACAAACCTGACTCTGTTAAAGACAGAGATTCAGTCCAAAGCCTCGGACACCAGACTGGTGGAGATCTGGATGAGACTCATCAATCACTTACTGGAAGATCTCAGCAG CTGTAAAATTCCCGATCTGGAGGGGAAGCCCAACCTCACGGCTCTGGACATTCAGATGAAGAAGTTACGGGACGGTTGTCTGAAGAACATCTTTGATGGAGCCAGACTTCTGTTTGAAGAGGCCACAGACGTTCAGAAGTGTGTGAGCATCATTGAGAGCTGGCTGAACAAACTCAAACAACTGGCTGAAGAG CCTCAGAACAGTATGCCTGATGTGATCATCTGGATGTTGAGAGGAGAGAAGAGGGTAGCCTACGCTCGCGTCCCGGCTCATCACATCCTCTTTTCATCTCACAGTCAACAGGCGTGTGGACGAGACTGCGGCAGAACTCGAAGCATCTTCATGCAG TTTCCCATGGACAAGAACGAGGGTTTGAAGATTCCCGCTCAGATCCGTGTCAACATGTGGCTGGGTCTGGCTGCAGATGAGAAGAAGTTTAATCCGTTTGCCGAGGGGACCTTTAATGTGTTTGCAGAACTG TATGAGAATCAGGCGCAGGTTTTGGGGAAATGGGGGACGACTGGACTGTTGAACCGCAGTAAATTCTCTGACGTGACGGGGAAGGTCAAACTGAAGCAGGAGTATTTTCTGCCCCCTGTGGGTTGGGAGTGGGAAGGAGAATGGAAAGTTGATCCAGAAAGATC tCTTCTGGCTGAAGCGGACGCTggacacacagagtttctggatgAGGTTTATGAGAACGAGAGCAGATTCCCAGGAGGAGAATGGAAGCCTGCGGCTGAATCCTACACTGATGTG aaTGGAGAGAAGGTTCAGAGTCCTGCTGAGGTCCAGTGTCCGGCCGGCTGGCAGTGGCAGGAGAACTGGACCTCTGATGTGAACAGAGCCGTGGACGAGAAAG GTTGGGAATATGGAGTCACGGTCCCACCTGATAACAAACCCAAATCCTGGGTGCCTGCTGAGAAGATGTACCACGTGCACCGGCGCAGAAGAATGATCCGCCCTCGCAAGAAGACTCCCGGTGCCAAGACGGCGGCCGAT AAGAAAGATGATGCAGATCCAGAGGGCTGGGAATACTCGTCTCTCATTGGCTGGAAGTTTCATCAGCAGCAGCGCTCATCTGACACGTTCAGACGTCGCCGATGGAGGAGGAGGATGTCGCCGGCCGAACGACTTGGAGCGTCAGCCATCTTCAGACTGGAGGGGGCGCTG GGAGTGGACACAGAGTCTAAAGCTGAAGAGAAAACGTCTAAAGCAGATTCTTCCCTTCAGTTTGGAGGAAACACACCCACTGCGTCGTGTACATTTGAGC GATTGTACACGTATCATCTGAGGGTTCATGTGTTTCAGGCCAGAAATCTTCCAGCTCTGGATAAAGACAGCTACTCAG ACCCGTATGTTCACGTCTCATTCCTGCATCAGAGTCAGACAACTGAGACCATCAAAAGCACCCTCAACCCCACCTGGGATCAGACATTGATCTTTAAAAACCTGGAGATTTACGGAGACCCTCAGACTCTGGCTCAGAGCCCACCGCTAGTGCTTCTGGAAATCTTTGACAGCGATCAAGTG gGTAAAGATGAGATGTTGGGCAGGTGTTCATGTGTTCCTGTGGTGACTCTGAAGTCCAGTATGGATTGTGTGAGTGTGAAGCTTCAGTGGGAGTGTGTGATGAAGAAAAGCGTGTCTGCTGGTGAAGTGCTGGTGGCCGCCGAGCTCTTCTTAAag GGAAGTGATGTTGAAGTCCCCATCGCTCCGCCTAAAAGAAAAGACACACTTTACATGGTTCCTCAGGGAATTCGGCCAGTGGTGCAGCTCACTGCCATAGAG GTTCTGGCGTGGGGTTTGCGGAACATGAAGACGTATCAGCTGGCTCCCGTCACCTCACCCAGTCTGGTGGTGGagtgtggaggagagagagttCAGACGGCGGTCATTAAAAACATCAAGAAGAGCCCCAACTTCCCAGGAAACGTTCTCATGTTAAAAGTG TTTCTACCTAAAGAGGAGATGTACACTCCACCTATCGTGCTGAAGGTGATCGATCACAGACCGTTCGGCAGGAAGCCTGTGGTGGGTCAGTGTGTCATCACTCATCTGGATGAGTTTCGATGTGATCCGTACGTCACCACAGCTGAAGTTGCTCTGTCTTCTAAAG TGGCTTTAATGGCAGCTGCTCCCAGAGATCTTCACGTGAACATTGAAGACGGCAGAGAGACTCTTCTGGAAGCTCAG CAGCGTGAGAAG gaGAAAGAGACCGTGGATTGGTGGAGTAAGTTTTATGCCTCTATCGGCGAACGTAACAAGTGTCGCCCGTACCTGGAGAAAGGTTACGACATGCTGGAG GTGTACGATACCGAGCTGGAAAATGTGATGCAGTTCATGGGTCTGAGTGATTTCTGCAAAACCTTCAAACTGAATCGTGGGAAATGTGACGTGGATGATGAAGACCCGGAAGTGGTGGGTGAATTTAAG GGCTCTTTCAAGATCTACCTGTTACCCAATGACCCCGGGGTGACCCCTCCGCCCCAGCAGTTCACAGAGCTGCCCGACAGCGGACCGCAGGAGTGTGTCGTCAAGATCTACGTGGTTCAAGCTGTGGATCTTCAACCCAAAGACAACAACGGCAAA TGTGACCCCTACATCAAGATCTCTTTGGGGAAAAAATCCATGGATGACCGAGACAACTACATCCCCAATACTCTGAGTCCCGTGTTCGGAAG ATTGTTTGAGATGACCTGCTTCTTACCTCAGGACAAAGACCTGAAGATCGCCATCTATGACTTTGATCTGTTGAGTCGTGATGAGAAGGTCGGCGAGACGGTCATCGATCTGGAGAACCGTCTGCTGTCTTACTTCGGTTCTTACTGTGGTTTGCCGCAGACGTACTGCAT TTCTGGATCCAATCAGTGGCGTGATCAGCTCAGACCGTCTCAGATCCTTCAGCATCACGCCCGACTGAAAGGACTGAGTCCACCCAGGAGTGAAGACAACGGAAACACGCTAACGTTTGCTGGGCGACTCTATTGCCTCTCTGACTTTG aaGCGAACAAGGAACTTCATCAGCATCTGGGTCCTGCGAGTGAACGGATGGCTCTACACGTGCTCAGATCTCAAGGTCTTGTTCCAGAACACGTGGAGACCAGAACTCTGTACAGCAGCTTCCAGCCGACGCTCCCGCAG GGGAGACTTCAGATGTGGGTTGACATTTTCCCCAAGAGCCTCGGGCCTTCTGGACCTCCGTTCGACATATCACCACGCAAGGCCAAAAA GTATTTTCTGCGTGTCATCGTGTGGAACACCACGGATGTAGTTTTGGATGAAACCAGCATTACTGGAGAGCGCATGAGCGACGTCTATGTGAAGGG GTGGATGGCAGGAATGGAAGAAGATAAACAAAAGACAGACGTGCACTACAGATCTCTGGATGGTGATGGAAACTTTAACTGGAGATTTGTGTTTGGATTCGAGTATCTGCCTGCAGAGCAACTCTGTCTTGTGTCGAAAAAG GAACACTTCTGGAACCTTGACAAAACTGAGTTGAGAATTCCCCCCAAACTGAATATTCAGATATGGGACAATGATAAATTCTCTCTGGACGATTATCTGG GTGCTATTGAACTTGATCTGCAACGACTCATCAATCCTGCCAAAGCATCAGAGAAATGTTCTCTCGCCATGTTGCCTGATGAGATGAGTCCTCCAAAATCAGAACCCAAGTCTCTGTTTGAGCAGAAGTCAGTGAGAGGATGGTGGCCGTGTTACATGGAGACGAACGGAAAGAGGGAGCTGGGT GGGAAGGTTGAGTTGACTCTAGAGATTGTGAATGAGAAGGAAGGGGATGAAAGACCTGCTGGAAAAGGCAGAGATGAACCCAATATGAACCCCAAGCTGGATCCTCCCAA GCGACCTGAAACCTCTTTCTTTTGGTTCACTAATCCGTGCAAGACCTGCAAATTCATCGTCTGGCGCAAATTTAAGTGGCTGTTCCTCGGCTCAATCCTTCTGATCTTAGTGCTGTTATTCATTGGAATCCTGCTCTATTCATTACCT AACTACATTTCTATGAAAATTGTCAAACCCTTTCAATGA